In Sphaerodactylus townsendi isolate TG3544 linkage group LG13, MPM_Stown_v2.3, whole genome shotgun sequence, one DNA window encodes the following:
- the SART3 gene encoding squamous cell carcinoma antigen recognized by T-cells 3: MEASGGAEAAAAEEELHEAGGSEDEGGGDEEEEDAEETSEESSGEDEEKENEAEIQRLEEQLSINAFDYNCHLDLIKLLRQEGELVKLRRARQKMSELFPLTEEIWLDWLKDEIRMASDNPEREKVYDLFERAVKDYICPEIWLEYAQYSIGGIGQEGGIEKVCSIFERALTAVGLHVTKGAAVWEAYREFQNAILETVQPAAGSVPSPEQQETISAQLEKIHTLFRRQLGIPLLDMEATYAEYEEWSEKPIPEAVVKNYKKAFQQLQKYKPYEEALLVAETPKLAEHQAYIDFEMKGGDPARIQLTYERALAENCLVPDLWAQYTQYLDRQLKVKELVLSAHERAVRNCPWTVRLWKQYLLAMERHEVEHQLISENFEKALNAGFIQATDYVEIWQAYLDYLRRRVDFTQDSSKELEELRSAFAQAVEYLKQEVEERFSESGDPSCTIMQTWARIEARLCHNMQKARELWDSIMTKGNAKYANMWLEYYSLERAHGDTQHCRKALHRAVQCTTDYPEHVCEVLLTLERIEGTLEDWDAAVQKIENRLARVNEQRAKAAEKEAALAKQEEERAEQRKQSRAEKRAAKKSKKPKAGDKRKVNDDDDEEWGQEEEADHPSKKQRGDGDMPDEDEAEDMETEAGLFGRDMSTKANPKQKEEAAAAASKWKEPPKILHNREKENVTVFVSNLSYSMTEPEAKLRELFESCGEVVEIRPIFNNKGTFRGYCYVEFKDEKSSLQALGLDRRIVEGRPMFVSPCVDKNKNPDFKVFKYSTALEKHKLFISGLPFSCTKEELEEACKAHGNVKEIRLVTNRAGKPKGLAYVEFENETQASQAVLKMDGLTIKDHVIKVAISNPPTRRFPEKPEAAGRAFQAGGQRQSYGARGKGRTQLSMMPRALQRQSNPTAKAANGMAQNPPATPPFSVEEPKRLSNADFARMLLNK; the protein is encoded by the exons ATGGAGGCGAGTGGCGGAGCTGAGGCGGCCGCTGCCGAGGAGGAGCTACACGAGGCGGGAGGCTCGGAGGACGAAGGCGGgggggacgaggaggaggaggacgccgAGGAGACCTCGGAGGAGTCCTCGGGCGAGGATGAGGAGAAGGAGAACGAGGCCGAGATCCAGCGCCTGGAGGAGCAG CTGTCCATCAATGCATTTGACTATAACTGTCACCTGGACCTGATAAAATTGTTGCGCCAGGAAGGAGAGCTGGTGAAACTCCGAAGAGCCCGGCAGAAGATGAGTGAACTCTTTCCTCTTACTGAAG AGATCTGGCTAGATTGGTTGAAGGATGAAATTCGAATGGCATCAGATAACCCAGAGAGGGAGAAGGTCTATGATCTCTTTGAGAGAGCTGTGAAAGACTACATCT GTCCTGAGATCTGGCTCGAATACGCTCAGTACTCGATTGGCGGCATTGGCCAGGAGGGCGGCATTGAGAAAGTTTGCTCCATATTTGAAAGGGCACTAACCGCGGTTGGTCTTCACGTGACCAAAGGGGCTGCCGTTTGGGAGGCCTACCGAGAGTTTCAAAATGCCATCTTGGAAACCGTGCAG ccagcagctggcagcgtTCCATCCCCTGAGCAGCAGGAGACCATCAGTGCCCAGCTGGAGAAGATCCACACGCTCTTCAGGCGCCAGCTGGGAATTCCACTGCTGG atATGGAAGCTACTTATGCCGAATATGAAGAGTGGTCTGAGAAGCCAATCCCAGAAGCAGTGGTCAAGAATTACAAGAAGGCTTTTCAGCAGTTACAGAAATATAAACCCTATGAAGAAGCTCTG CTGGTGGCTGAGACACCAAAACTGGCAGAGCATCAAGCCTACATTGACTTTGAGATGAAGGGCGGGGATCCAGCTCGCATCCAGCTGACTTATGAGCGAGCCCTGGCAGAGAACTGCCTCGTGCCGGACCTGTGGGCTCAGTACACCCAGTATCTG gacAGACAGCTGAAGGTGAAGGAGCTAGTCCTTTCTGCACATGAGCGGGCCGTCAGGAATTGTCCGTGGACGGTCAGGCTATGGAAGCAGTACCTGCTGGCCATGGAGAGGCATGAAGTCGAGCATCAGCTCATTTCTG AAAATTTTGAAAAGGCTTTAAATGCTGGCTTCATCCAAGCTACTGACTACGTGGAAATCTGGCAGGCCTACCTGGACTATTTGCGAAGACGGGTGGATTTTACTCAAG ACTCCAGTAAAGAGCTGGAAGAACTGAGATCCGCATTTGCCCAGGCGGTGGAATATTTGAAGCAAGAAGTGGAAGAGC GGTTCAGCGAGAGTGGAGACCCTTCGTGTACCATAATGCAGACCTGGGCAAGGATTGAG GCCCGCTTGTGCCACAACATGCAGAAGGCGCGAGAGCTCTGGGACAGCATCATGACGAAAGGGAACGCCAAATATGCCAACATGTGGCTGGAGTACTACAGCTTGGAGCG GGCACACGGCGATACCCAGCACTGCAGAAAGGCCTTGCATCGAGCTGTGCAGTGCACAACCGACTACCCAGAGCATGTCTGTGAGGTGCTGCTGACGCTAGAAAGAATTGAAG GCACTTTGGAAGACTGGGACGCTGCTGTTCAGAAAATAGAGAACCGGCTTGCACGAGTGAATGAGCAGAGAGCTAAG GCTGCTGAGAAGGAAGCTGCACTTGCTAAACAGGAAGAAGAGAGGGCTGAGCAGCGGAAGCAGTCTCGGGCGGAGAAAAGAGCAGCCAAGAAGTCCAAGAAACCCAAGGCTGGGGACAAGCGCAAAGTGAATGATGACGACGACGAAGaatgggggcaggaggaggaag CTGACCACCCCAGCAAGAAGCAGAGGGGAGATGGCGATATGCCAGATGAAGACGAGGCGGAAGACATGGAGACGGAAGCGGGGCTTTTTGGACGAGACATGTCCACTAAAGCAAACccaaagcagaaggaggaggcggcggcggcggcttcaaAATGGAAAGAACCCCCCAAAATCCTTCACAACAGGGAGAAAGAGAACGTCACAGTCTTTGTCAGCAACCTCTCCTACAGCATGACAGAACCAGAGGCGAAGCTGCGGGAGCTTTTTGAGAGCTGTGGGGAGGTGGTGGAAATCCGCCCCATCTTTAACAACAAGGGGACCTTTCGGGGCTACTGCTACGTGGAATTCAAGGACGAGAAGTCTTCCCTGCAGGCCCTTGGCCTGGACCGCAGAATCGTCGAAGGGAGGCCAATGTTTGTGTCTCCTTGTGTTGACAAGAACAAGAACCCCGATTTTAAG GTGTTCAAGTACAGCACTGCCCTGGAGAAACACAAGCTCTTCATATCTGGCCTGCCCTTCTCCTGCACAAAGGAGGAGCTGGAAGAAGCGTGTAAGGCTCACGGGAACGTGAAGGAGATCCGGCTGGTTACCAACCGAGCAGGAAAACCCAAG GGCCTGGCCTATGTGGAGTTTGAGAATGAGACGCAGGCCTCTCAAGCAGTGCTGAAGATGGACGGCCTGACCATTAAAGACCACGTCATCAAGGTGGCCATCAGCAATCCACCTACCCGAAGGTTCCCTGAGAAGCCTGAGGCTGCGGGAAGAGCGTTCCAGGCAGGGGGCCAACGGCAGAGCTATGGCGC CCGGGGGAAAGGAAGGACCCAGCTCTCGATGATGCCTCGTGCTTTGCAGCGTCAGAGCAATCCCACAGCCAAGGCAGCCAATGGGATGGCTCAGAACCCACCTGCGACTCCACCCTTTTCTGTAGAGGAGCCCAAACGGCTGTCTAATGCAGACTTTGCCAGGATGCTTCTGAACAAATGA
- the FICD gene encoding protein adenylyltransferase FICD: MNPVSMAAVAALAEPELKWLPLWPRIRWAAVLAVLLASSLLLLLPLTSVEEQCQAVLKGLSLLKGRLGLAYTGIATSPGQTTSLSVTSSGLELLVLKPKAPPEVRLEARAALNQALEMKRQGKREKAHKLFSHALKMDPDYVDALTEFGLFSEEEKDIIQADYLYSKALTISPHNEKALINRDRTLPLVEEIDQRYFSIIDSKVQKVMSIPKGNSALRRVMEESYYHHIYHTVAIEGNTLTLSEIRHIIETRYAVPGKSLVEQNEVIGMHAAMKYVNTTLVSRIGSVTLSDILEIHRRVLGYVDPVEAGRFRTTQVFVGHHLPPHPRDVEKQMLEFVQWINSEDAMSLHPVEFAALAHYKLVYIHPFVDGNGRTSRLLMNLILMQAGYPPITIRKEQRAEYYHVLEVANEGDVRPFIRFIAKCTETTLDMLLIATTEYSVGLPEAHGGSTDCKQTIPVKTRP; the protein is encoded by the exons ATGAACCCGGTGTCGATGGCAGCCGTGGCGGCATTGGCAGAGCCGGAGCTGAAATGGCTGCCGCTGTGGCCCCGCATCCGCTGGGCGGCCGTCCTGGCGGTCCTGCTGGCCtcgtcgctgctgctgctgctgccgctgacCTCCGTCGAAGAGCAGTGCCAGGCCGTCCTCAAGGGCCTCTCCCTCCTGAAGGGTAGGCTGGGGCTGGCCTACACGGGCATTGCCACGTCCCCGGGGCAAACCACCAGCCTCAGCGTGACTTCGTCTGGATTGGAGCTCCTGGTGCTGAAGCCCAAAGCACCCCCAG AGGTCCGGTTGGAAGCCAGAGCAGCCTTGAATCAAGCCCTGGAGATGAAACGGCAGGGGAAGCGGGAGAAAGCTCACAAGCTCTTTTCACACGCCCTCAAGATGGATCCAGACTATGTCGATGCTTTGACGGAGTTTGGGCTCTTCTCTGAAGAGGAGAAGGACATCATCCAGGCCGACTACCTGTACTCCAAGGCGCTGACCATCTCGCCCCACAACGAGAAGGCCCTGATCAACCGCGACCGGACGTTGCCCCTGGTTGAGGAGATCGACCAAAGGTATTTCAGCATCATCGACAGTAAGGTCCAAAAAGTGATGTCCATCCCAAAAGGCAACTCCGCCCTGCGCCGGGTGATGGAGGAGTCTTACTACCACCACATCTATCACACAGTGGCCATCGAAGGGAACACTTTGACCCTGTCTGAAATAAGGCACATCATAGAGACCCGCTATGCTGTCCCTGGGAAGTCTCTGGTGGAACAGAACGAGGTGATCGGCATGCACGCTGCCATGAAGTATGTCAACACCACCCTGGTGTCCAGAATAGGGTCCGTGACCCTCAGTGACATTTTAGAGATCCACAGGAGGGTGCTGGGGTACGTGGACCCCGTGGAGGCTGGGAGGTTTAGGACTACGCAGGTATTTGTGGGGCATCACCTTCCGCCCCACCCTCGGGACGTCGAGAAGCAGATGCTGGAGTTTGTGCAGTGGATCAACTCTGAGGATGCCATGAGTTTGCACCCAGTTGAGTTTGCTGCCTTGGCCCATTACAAATTAGTGTACATTCACCCCTTTGTGGATGGTAATGGGAGGACCTCCCGCCTCTTGATGAATCTCATCCTCATGCAGGCCGGCTACCCGCCTATCACCATCCGCAAAGAACAGCGAGCAGAATACTACCATGTCTTGGAGGTGGCCAACGAAGGGGACGTCAGGCCATTCATCCGTTTTATTGCCAAATGTACCGAGACCACCTTAGATATGTTGCTCATTGCTACCACCGAGTATTCAGTGGGCCTGCCCGAAGCACATGGCGGCAGCACAGACTGCAAGCAAACCATCCCAGTGAAAACCCGGCCATGA
- the ISCU gene encoding iron-sulfur cluster assembly enzyme ISCU, mitochondrial produces MAALRASGVKTAAAALLRPRLGAEQALSAAEYHKKVVDHYENPRNVGSLDKTAKNVGTGLVGAPACGDVMKLQVEVDEEGKIIDARFKTFGCGSAIASSSLATEWVKGKTVDEALKIRNTDIAKELCLPPVKLHCSMLAEDAIKAALADYKQKQDPQSGQAEKDTASG; encoded by the exons ATGGCGGCGCTGCGGGCCAGCGGCGTGAAGACGGCAGCGGCGGCCCTCCTGAGGCCTCGCTTGGGCGCCGAGCAGGCCTTGTCGGCCGCAGAATACCACAAGAAG GTTGTAGATCACTATGAGAACCCTAGAAATGTTGGTTCTCTGGACAAGACTGCCAAAAATGTTGGGACTGGCCTTGTGGGAGCTCCAGCTTGTGGAGATGTCATGAAACTGCAA GTTGAAGTGGatgaagaaggaaaaataatTGATGCCAGGTTTAAGACATTTGGCTGTGGTTCGGCCATCGCTTCCAGTTCTTTGGCTACTGAATGGGTGAAAGGGAAGACG GTTGATGAAGCCTTGAAGATCAGAAACACAGATATTGCTAAAGAGCTCTGCCTTCCTCCGGTCAAGCTTCACTGCTCCA tGCTAGCTGAAGATGCAATCAAGGCTGCCTTAGCAGATTACAAGCAGAAACAAGACCCACAGAGTGGCCAGGCTGAGAAGGATACAGCCAGCGGGTAG